A stretch of the Nothobranchius furzeri strain GRZ-AD chromosome 5, NfurGRZ-RIMD1, whole genome shotgun sequence genome encodes the following:
- the LOC107393618 gene encoding RING finger protein 222, with amino-acid sequence MALSNDDKQEDAEECPVCYESLSGSERTLSCGHVFCHDCLVKTLVSIHSNGNVRDTIVCPICRHLTFIKRQKEALIAANKNPDEGQTLEVPLPLRPGQPQSAQRSRSSFQRGVTWMAHGFRSVFQRIRAVRLISPNHNACQIFIISAQGRPMAEEDALDVVVTVVHPQRRRRRRICTTARCLLVLLLAFTLLALVAATLPWILLA; translated from the coding sequence ATGGCACTCAGCAATGATGACAAGCAAGAGGACGCGGAGGAGTGCCCCGTGTGCTATGAGAGTCTGTCTGGCAGCGAGCGGACGCTGAGCTGCGGACATGTGTTCTGTCACGACTGCCTAGTGAAAACGCTGGTCAGCATTCACAGCAACGGGAACGTCAGGGACACGATTGTTTGCCCCATCTGCCGACATCTGACTTTCATCAAGAGACAGAAGGAAGCGTTGATCGCAGCAAACAAGAATCCAGATGAAGGACAGACCCTGGAGGTGCCTCTTCCTCTGAGACCAGGGCAGCCCCAGAGCGCACAGCGCTCCAGGAGCAGCTTCCAGAGAGGAGTAACCTGGATGGCCCACGGCTTTAGGAGCGTGTTTCAGCGGATCCGTGCTGTTAGGTTGATCAGCCCCAACCATAACGCATGTCAGATCTTCATCATTAGCGCGCAGGGGCGACCTATGGCTGAGGAAGACGCGCTGGATGTTGTGGTGACGGTGGTTCATCCTCAGCGCAGGAGGAGACGCAGGATTTGCACAACAGCGCGCTGCTTGCTCGTCTTGCTTTTGGCTTTTACTTTACTGGCACTAGTGGCTGCGACTTTACCCTGGATTTTATTGGCATGA